From the Achromobacter xylosoxidans A8 genome, the window TCGGCTGGTCAATTCTCGAAGATCGCCTGCCAACAGAGGCTCAGAAACTGAGAGAGTGCCTGGAGGAGATGCAAATGCGACTGCCGGAATTGGCCGCTTGCGTCAGCTATGAATAGGGGGCGGGATGGAGCACCATAGATCGAATCGAGTGCTTACTGTGGCCGTCCCGCGTCGATCCACTCCTGCACCAGCTCCATCGGCAAGCGATAGCACGCGCAGTTGTACAGATCCA encodes:
- a CDS encoding barstar family protein — encoded protein: MNALNFPGWYGHNWDAFWDAITGLVDMPHRLRFIGWSILEDRLPTEAQKLRECLEEMQMRLPELAACVSYE